The Spiroplasma clarkii genome has a window encoding:
- a CDS encoding tRNA (cytidine(34)-2'-O)-methyltransferase: MKKINIVLFEPEIAANVGAIMRTCALTDAKLHLIEPFGFVFDKRNFARSSANNFEGCEYFKYDDWEDFSQQNPQALLFCLTRYGKKPISSFDFTKIDQEIFLMFGKESTGIPKQILQANQEHCFRIPMVATGRSLNIANSVGIATYEVLRQWDYPSLSLVEVEKGEDYLDN, encoded by the coding sequence ATGAAAAAAATAAATATAGTTTTATTTGAACCAGAAATTGCTGCAAATGTTGGAGCAATTATGAGAACTTGTGCTTTAACAGATGCCAAGTTACACTTAATTGAACCTTTTGGTTTTGTCTTTGATAAGCGAAACTTTGCCCGTAGTAGTGCAAACAATTTTGAGGGGTGTGAATATTTTAAATATGATGATTGAGAAGATTTTAGTCAGCAGAATCCTCAAGCCTTATTGTTTTGTTTAACTCGTTATGGTAAAAAACCAATTAGTAGTTTTGATTTTACAAAAATTGATCAAGAAATCTTTTTAATGTTTGGTAAAGAATCAACTGGAATTCCAAAACAAATTTTACAAGCAAACCAAGAACATTGCTTTCGCATTCCCATGGTAGCCACTGGTCGCAGTCTTAATATTGCCAATAGTGTTGGTATTGCCACTTATGAGGTACTACGTCAATGAGATTATCCAAGTCTAAGTTTAGTTGAAGTTGAAAAAGGTGAAGATTATTTAGACAATTAG
- the rdgB gene encoding RdgB/HAM1 family non-canonical purine NTP pyrophosphatase: protein MLTIWFASTNLGKITELKYLLPNYEIKSILDLPEVIDIAETGATFEENALIKAQFLSSLLPGELILADDSGICIDGLGGFPGIYSARWASPETDWVKIVDKLLTKMHLAGLNSKQQRSAFFQSTLVFIDPTQQICQFFTGKIIGSIAFAQKGTNGFAYDTVFMPITSSKTYAQMEFEEKQNSSHRVESIKLLNEFLSRNY, encoded by the coding sequence ATGCTAACTATTTGATTTGCTTCAACCAATTTAGGGAAAATTACTGAATTAAAATATTTGCTACCAAATTATGAAATAAAATCAATTCTAGATTTACCAGAAGTGATTGATATTGCTGAAACTGGTGCTACTTTTGAGGAAAATGCTTTAATTAAAGCACAATTTTTAAGTTCTCTACTACCTGGAGAACTTATCTTAGCAGACGATAGTGGTATTTGTATTGATGGTTTAGGTGGATTTCCAGGTATTTACAGTGCTCGTTGAGCCTCTCCTGAAACTGACTGGGTAAAAATTGTAGATAAATTACTAACAAAAATGCATTTAGCAGGACTAAACTCAAAACAGCAAAGAAGTGCTTTTTTTCAATCAACTCTTGTTTTTATTGACCCAACTCAACAAATTTGTCAATTTTTTACAGGAAAAATTATTGGCAGTATTGCTTTTGCTCAAAAGGGTACTAATGGATTTGCTTATGATACAGTTTTTATGCCAATCACCAGTTCAAAAACTTATGCTCAAATGGAATTTGAAGAAAAACAAAACTCTTCCCATCGAGTTGAGTCAATTAAGTTATTGAATGAGTTTTTATCACGAAACTATTAA
- a CDS encoding phosphotransferase — translation MQKLAGLTNEVYLIDDEVYKISKPINDLYLDKNNEANVLLCFLTLDQNILVKPSSFFFEDNQLHSKFPYLSEYQSLEILPLNKAIVIKVCEIIDAFHKLNFKNAPIKKFDYLQMLEVFEKNISKPLFDYQQQLTKIKALISQFTNLDQVISHNDLVPGNILLDKNDNLKLIDYDYICLNNKFFDLASFITETCNDNLEMSHFFVKACLDLNIIHESELNLLNDCIAYQDILWTLWANYMYEVTKEQLYLEIAQDKFTRCHKREKF, via the coding sequence ATGCAAAAACTTGCTGGTTTAACAAATGAAGTCTATCTAATTGATGATGAAGTTTATAAAATTTCAAAACCAATTAATGACTTATATTTGGATAAGAACAATGAAGCCAATGTGCTCTTATGTTTTTTAACTTTAGATCAAAATATTTTAGTCAAACCTAGTTCATTTTTTTTTGAAGATAATCAATTACATTCAAAATTTCCTTATCTATCTGAATACCAAAGTTTAGAAATACTACCCTTAAACAAAGCAATTGTAATCAAGGTTTGTGAAATAATTGATGCTTTTCATAAATTAAATTTTAAAAATGCCCCTATCAAAAAATTTGATTATTTACAAATGCTAGAAGTATTTGAAAAAAATATTTCAAAACCTTTATTTGACTATCAACAACAACTTACAAAGATTAAAGCCTTGATTTCTCAATTTACAAATCTAGATCAAGTTATTAGTCACAATGACTTGGTCCCTGGCAATATTTTACTTGATAAAAATGATAATCTGAAACTGATTGATTATGATTATATTTGTTTGAACAATAAGTTCTTTGATCTTGCAAGTTTTATCACTGAAACTTGCAATGACAATCTTGAAATGAGTCATTTTTTTGTTAAAGCATGTTTAGATTTAAACATTATTCATGAATCTGAATTAAATTTACTCAATGATTGCATTGCCTATCAAGACATTTTGTGAACTTTATGAGCAAATTATATGTATGAAGTCACCAAAGAGCAATTATACTTAGAAATTGCTCAAGATAAGTTTACTCGTTGTCATAAAAGAGAAAAATTCTAA
- a CDS encoding DxFTY motif-containing membrane protein has protein sequence MKEGDKCMELEFDDQTLTEKQNMWKTFNDERTDFWISFAFILLESIIPGLAIWILVGNDFTTTMKNNLPSPILGYVILIGISYLIYTGLVTFFCYKMKWHRADNFTYSLTFTCIFITITLIGYGLSNSTMFLVVKFIIVILVAIVCITGAVFMTYLAKNSEIKMQQKFQENYAAWKAGAELKPGLVKKLVKYDKKQQALLAQHEEIESIKRKVQKKINAKLILEEEEKHIKIAKIDKRLELKEEKKRAKDKKIKF, from the coding sequence ATGAAAGAAGGTGATAAGTGTATGGAACTAGAATTTGATGATCAAACGTTAACTGAAAAACAAAATATGTGAAAGACATTTAATGATGAAAGAACTGATTTTTGAATTTCATTTGCCTTTATTTTACTTGAATCAATAATTCCAGGATTAGCAATTTGGATTTTAGTGGGGAATGATTTTACAACCACAATGAAAAATAATTTACCTAGTCCAATTCTGGGGTATGTTATTTTAATTGGTATTAGTTATTTGATTTATACTGGACTTGTTACTTTTTTTTGTTATAAAATGAAATGACATAGGGCAGATAACTTCACATACTCATTAACATTTACTTGCATTTTTATTACAATAACCTTGATTGGTTATGGTTTATCAAACTCAACAATGTTTTTGGTAGTTAAATTTATTATTGTAATTTTAGTGGCAATTGTTTGCATAACTGGAGCTGTATTCATGACTTATTTGGCCAAGAATTCTGAAATAAAAATGCAACAAAAGTTTCAAGAAAATTATGCAGCTTGAAAAGCTGGAGCTGAATTGAAACCAGGTTTAGTAAAAAAACTGGTAAAGTATGACAAAAAACAACAAGCTTTGTTGGCTCAGCATGAAGAAATTGAAAGCATTAAACGCAAAGTTCAAAAAAAAATCAATGCAAAATTGATACTTGAAGAGGAAGAGAAACATATCAAGATTGCAAAAATTGATAAACGTCTAGAATTAAAAGAAGAAAAAAAACGTGCAAAAGATAAAAAAATAAAATTCTAA
- a CDS encoding MupG family TIM beta-alpha barrel fold protein has translation MKRKLGISIYPEQSTFAKDKEYLDTAKDLGYEIMFTSALHFVHDQDFESKIKKVFATIKYAKQIGFYTILDVEDLSLKKMQIDPQLEKLRELGVDCIRLDTPLRASEIAWYTYNKAKIDIQLNMSNNDSLIDEIIDFKPIVSRINGCHNFYPLKYTALPFDFFVECNKKYLKHRLETSAFVGSHYGEMTTATGWKQLPTLEMQRELPIAAQAKILFYTNQIDNVLIGNAYAKKEELQALACVEREIITFDLKPEIDLTTGEQELLTSDWHYRRGDITEYFVRSTMTRVIFKDLTIKPRNHQKSYAYGDVVMINDNDVKYKGEVHIILVPSLTDNLNKYNFVGRIAESELKLLEYLEPNTHFKFKIIK, from the coding sequence ATGAAAAGAAAATTAGGAATTTCAATCTATCCAGAGCAATCAACTTTTGCCAAGGATAAAGAATATTTAGACACAGCCAAAGATTTAGGCTATGAGATTATGTTTACCAGTGCTTTGCATTTTGTTCATGATCAAGATTTTGAAAGTAAAATTAAAAAAGTCTTTGCCACAATTAAATATGCCAAGCAGATTGGTTTTTACACAATTTTAGATGTAGAAGACCTATCACTTAAAAAAATGCAAATTGACCCTCAACTTGAGAAATTAAGAGAATTAGGGGTTGATTGTATTCGTTTAGATACACCATTGCGTGCTAGTGAAATTGCTTGATACACTTACAACAAGGCTAAAATCGATATTCAGTTAAATATGTCAAATAATGATAGTTTAATTGATGAAATAATTGATTTTAAACCAATTGTTTCAAGAATAAATGGTTGTCACAATTTTTATCCATTAAAATATACTGCACTACCATTTGATTTTTTTGTTGAATGTAACAAAAAATACTTAAAACATAGGTTAGAAACAAGTGCTTTTGTTGGATCTCACTATGGAGAAATGACTACAGCCACTGGTTGAAAACAGTTACCAACTTTAGAAATGCAAAGAGAACTACCAATTGCAGCACAAGCAAAAATTTTATTTTATACTAATCAGATTGATAATGTTTTAATTGGAAATGCTTATGCAAAAAAAGAAGAATTACAAGCATTGGCATGTGTTGAAAGAGAAATAATAACTTTTGATTTAAAACCTGAAATAGATTTAACAACTGGTGAACAAGAGTTATTGACAAGTGATTGACATTATCGTCGTGGTGATATTACAGAGTACTTTGTTCGTTCAACTATGACTCGAGTTATTTTTAAAGATCTAACCATAAAACCAAGAAATCATCAAAAAAGTTATGCTTATGGAGATGTTGTTATGATTAATGACAATGATGTTAAATATAAGGGTGAAGTTCATATCATCTTGGTTCCAAGTTTAACTGACAACTTAAATAAATATAATTTTGTTGGTCGAATTGCTGAGAGTGAGTTAAAACTCTTAGAATACTTAGAACCAAATACACACTTTAAATTTAAAATAATTAAGTAA
- a CDS encoding PTS lactose/cellobiose transporter subunit IIA — MSKINFEEISFQIIAYAGEAKGKAIQAAKQKDFNKAASLIAEAEKSYAIAAHSHMDVVSAEANGEKLCLTALFVHAEDQMLNVETIILLAKEFIEVYQKI; from the coding sequence ATGTCAAAAATTAATTTTGAAGAAATTTCATTTCAAATCATAGCTTATGCTGGAGAAGCAAAAGGGAAAGCAATTCAAGCAGCAAAACAAAAAGACTTTAATAAAGCTGCCAGTTTAATTGCTGAAGCTGAAAAAAGTTATGCAATAGCAGCTCACAGTCACATGGATGTGGTTTCAGCAGAAGCAAATGGTGAAAAATTGTGTTTAACTGCTTTGTTTGTCCATGCAGAAGACCAAATGTTAAATGTTGAAACAATAATCTTACTTGCTAAGGAGTTTATTGAAGTATATCAAAAAATTTAG
- a CDS encoding PTS transporter subunit EIIC has product MNTITVGMMSIYFSFLFGYYIAIGRGFQQPIIAGLVSTAGFTLACLGEVGFFMDAKGLIGAIIFSLIATEVFIKLSSVRALNIKLPDGVPPAVGKSFALFLPAVITLACIGAANIIVLAPAVVTGTLVVTGNQQTLIADNADDITALFGKIGNLSAENIAKILNVDLANNSWISEFVTNVGNNQAFVTWYENQSSSIQAMTAALFLNQGSEVGIDSFKAIAANNIIRFGVDNGVIKVISGSYMGIVLGSTQFGLSAAIYQFFTSWFIGFATGEGGLGLAIVFVFFVGFFWFFGVHGSNLMAGIFEPIFWMILGINTALVSNLGYTAAVATGEMGVFTKPFFDSYMYVGGSGATLGLLVMTLAFSKRRELKEVAKYSTPAGIFQINEPVIFGYPIVLNPVYAVPFIFAPIINLVIGWLFSPAVLGVVKYSYVATPWTTPWFISAIIT; this is encoded by the coding sequence ATGAACACAATTACAGTAGGAATGATGTCAATTTACTTTTCATTTCTATTTGGATACTATATTGCAATTGGTAGAGGGTTTCAACAACCAATTATTGCCGGATTAGTATCAACAGCAGGTTTTACACTTGCATGTCTTGGAGAAGTTGGTTTCTTTATGGATGCCAAAGGACTAATTGGAGCTATTATCTTTAGTTTAATAGCAACAGAAGTATTTATTAAACTATCATCAGTTCGAGCATTAAATATTAAATTACCAGATGGAGTACCTCCAGCTGTTGGAAAATCATTTGCCTTGTTTTTACCAGCAGTTATTACCTTAGCATGTATTGGTGCTGCAAACATTATTGTTTTAGCACCAGCAGTAGTTACAGGTACATTAGTGGTTACAGGTAACCAACAAACTTTAATTGCAGATAATGCTGATGATATCACAGCTTTATTTGGTAAAATTGGTAACCTAAGTGCAGAAAATATTGCAAAGATTTTAAATGTAGATCTTGCAAATAATAGCTGAATCAGTGAGTTTGTTACTAATGTTGGTAACAATCAAGCATTTGTAACTTGATATGAAAACCAATCATCAAGTATTCAAGCAATGACTGCAGCCTTATTCTTAAATCAAGGTTCAGAAGTTGGTATTGATAGCTTTAAAGCAATTGCTGCAAACAATATTATAAGATTTGGTGTTGACAATGGAGTTATTAAAGTAATTTCAGGGTCATACATGGGTATTGTTCTGGGTTCAACTCAATTTGGACTAAGTGCTGCCATTTATCAATTCTTTACATCATGATTTATTGGCTTTGCCACTGGTGAAGGGGGACTAGGATTAGCAATTGTCTTCGTCTTCTTTGTTGGATTCTTTTGATTCTTTGGAGTTCATGGATCAAACCTAATGGCAGGGATCTTTGAACCAATCTTTTGAATGATATTAGGAATTAACACTGCGCTTGTAAGTAACTTAGGTTATACAGCAGCAGTTGCCACTGGAGAAATGGGAGTATTTACAAAACCATTCTTCGATTCATATATGTATGTTGGAGGTAGTGGTGCTACTTTAGGACTATTAGTAATGACATTAGCATTTTCAAAAAGAAGAGAATTAAAAGAAGTTGCAAAATATTCAACCCCAGCAGGAATTTTTCAAATTAATGAACCAGTAATTTTTGGATACCCAATTGTCTTAAATCCAGTTTATGCTGTGCCATTTATTTTTGCCCCAATTATTAACTTAGTAATTGGATGATTATTCTCACCAGCAGTTTTAGGAGTTGTTAAATATTCATATGTAGCTACTCCTTGAACTACACCATGATTTATAAGTGCTATTATTACTTAG
- a CDS encoding PTS sugar transporter subunit IIB produces MKKILLICSAGMSTSMLVKKMQMYASSKSLQVEIQAEGIAQAKQLIEKFDVILLGPQISYALDDVKKIANGKPVDVIPAQIYALAKGDEAIKLAYKISNDELK; encoded by the coding sequence ATGAAGAAAATTTTATTAATTTGTTCTGCTGGAATGTCAACGAGTATGTTAGTTAAGAAAATGCAAATGTATGCAAGTTCTAAAAGTTTGCAAGTTGAAATCCAAGCAGAAGGAATAGCACAGGCTAAACAATTAATAGAGAAATTTGATGTGATTCTATTAGGACCCCAAATTAGCTATGCTTTAGACGATGTTAAAAAAATAGCTAATGGTAAACCTGTTGATGTTATTCCTGCTCAAATTTATGCTCTTGCTAAAGGTGATGAAGCAATTAAGTTAGCATATAAAATTTCAAATGATGAATTGAAATAG
- a CDS encoding PTS transporter subunit EIIC — MENKKMDIKQWFSTKLVPGINKLGSQRHLASLRDAFGTLIPLTIAGSLGIIMSGIVFGGSGSGYVSLLGLICKMAHPEMTWAEISNYFWADNGFNKAMLIGANVFGQLSTVTIGMTAMWFAFTLGYFLALTRNSKNPVIAGFVSLVSFLVTTMGQIAFFQGAEGLISALLFGIISTELFLWLTNVKALYIKLPDGVPPSVSKSFAVFLPFLITVGSIASLNLVFVIPNVLGAGLKVTKASFASFTGSSLEDLFKNFQATGSVEAVLGETFVGKEQIINDLQNIFSQANINEEGVVTNAAELMQLLENYYKASADQASIATMFAVMSGVDSSTISDLAANASLEFIDANGVHVLLSKYIQIQIQGAQFGWSAAIYQFFVSALLTFATGNGGLGLALAYAFFISFLWFFGVHGSNVVNGAFSPIWSMIGTINLTLIAQLGYQAAAASGEMGVFSGQFFDTFMNLGGSGATLMLIVGTLIFSKRRDVKKIATYAAPSGVFQINEPVLFGYPIVLNPIYCAPFVLSPMINVVIGWIFSPDVMGKASPTGYAQIAVPWTTPYLIAAVVVYLTPKALIPALLVSGASFAVYLPFIWLDNSIYFKKLKRDNPEAYEIEKKFFDDPRYHYQVITNNKFDRKIEKAEVIIGNAQSQNRFWDQKMPDGEKLENRKKINNAIANIKYNYALAIANEYKDLRLEKEKIYDKKWDLKNEIFSLKTECKTKLKETADKSAAATIKAEYQNKILAVKSDFIAKKPDLLVNIAELKSTLANSKKNSKQKLVTLKGETKQKILEIKSA; from the coding sequence ATGGAAAATAAGAAAATGGATATTAAACAATGATTTAGTACAAAACTTGTTCCAGGTATTAATAAGTTAGGTTCTCAAAGACATTTAGCATCACTCAGGGATGCATTTGGAACCTTAATTCCACTAACTATAGCAGGATCGCTTGGAATTATTATGAGTGGTATTGTGTTTGGTGGAAGTGGTAGTGGATACGTTTCCTTACTAGGACTTATTTGTAAAATGGCACATCCAGAGATGACCTGAGCAGAAATTTCAAACTACTTTTGAGCAGATAATGGTTTTAACAAAGCCATGTTAATTGGAGCAAATGTGTTTGGACAATTAAGTACTGTGACCATTGGGATGACTGCAATGTGATTTGCATTTACCTTAGGTTATTTCTTGGCACTAACAAGAAATTCAAAAAACCCAGTTATTGCAGGTTTTGTTTCCTTGGTAAGTTTTTTAGTAACAACCATGGGACAAATAGCATTTTTCCAAGGAGCTGAAGGGTTAATCTCTGCCTTGCTGTTTGGAATTATTAGTACTGAATTATTTTTATGATTAACTAATGTAAAAGCATTATATATTAAATTACCTGATGGAGTTCCACCAAGTGTAAGTAAATCATTTGCGGTCTTTTTACCATTCTTAATAACAGTTGGAAGTATTGCCTCACTAAACTTAGTGTTTGTTATTCCAAATGTTTTAGGGGCTGGTTTAAAAGTTACCAAAGCTTCTTTTGCAAGTTTTACAGGAAGTTCACTTGAAGATTTATTTAAAAATTTTCAAGCAACAGGTTCTGTTGAAGCTGTGCTTGGTGAAACATTTGTTGGCAAAGAACAAATTATTAATGATTTACAAAATATTTTTAGTCAAGCAAATATAAATGAGGAGGGTGTGGTCACAAATGCAGCTGAATTAATGCAGCTACTTGAAAATTATTATAAAGCATCAGCTGACCAAGCCTCAATTGCAACAATGTTTGCAGTAATGAGTGGAGTTGATTCAAGCACAATTAGTGATTTAGCAGCAAATGCTTCACTAGAATTTATTGATGCTAATGGAGTTCACGTTTTATTATCAAAATATATTCAAATTCAAATTCAAGGAGCACAATTTGGATGAAGTGCTGCCATTTATCAATTCTTTGTTAGTGCTTTATTAACATTTGCCACAGGAAATGGGGGATTAGGACTTGCTCTTGCATATGCTTTCTTTATTTCATTTCTATGATTCTTTGGAGTTCATGGTTCAAATGTTGTAAATGGTGCTTTTTCACCAATCTGATCAATGATTGGAACAATTAATTTAACTTTAATTGCACAACTTGGTTACCAAGCTGCTGCAGCAAGTGGAGAAATGGGTGTATTTTCTGGACAATTCTTTGATACATTCATGAACCTTGGAGGAAGTGGAGCTACATTAATGTTAATTGTGGGAACTCTAATTTTTTCAAAAAGACGAGATGTCAAAAAAATAGCAACTTATGCAGCACCAAGTGGAGTTTTTCAAATTAATGAACCAGTTTTATTTGGTTACCCAATTGTCTTAAACCCAATTTATTGTGCACCATTTGTGTTGTCACCAATGATTAATGTGGTAATTGGTTGAATCTTCTCCCCAGATGTTATGGGGAAAGCCTCTCCAACTGGATATGCTCAAATTGCTGTACCTTGAACTACACCATATCTAATTGCAGCTGTTGTTGTTTATCTGACACCAAAAGCCCTGATACCAGCACTACTGGTTAGTGGAGCATCATTTGCTGTTTATTTACCATTTATTTGATTAGATAACTCAATATATTTCAAAAAATTGAAAAGAGACAACCCAGAAGCTTATGAAATTGAGAAAAAATTCTTTGATGATCCAAGATACCATTACCAAGTAATAACTAATAACAAATTTGATAGAAAAATCGAAAAAGCTGAAGTTATTATTGGTAATGCTCAAAGTCAAAATAGATTCTGAGATCAAAAAATGCCTGATGGTGAAAAATTAGAAAATAGAAAAAAAATTAACAATGCAATTGCAAACATTAAGTATAACTATGCTCTTGCAATTGCAAATGAATACAAAGATCTACGTTTAGAAAAAGAAAAAATCTATGATAAAAAATGAGATCTTAAAAATGAAATTTTCAGTTTAAAAACTGAATGTAAAACAAAACTAAAAGAAACAGCAGATAAGTCTGCAGCAGCTACTATTAAAGCAGAGTATCAAAACAAAATCTTAGCTGTAAAATCTGATTTTATTGCTAAAAAACCAGATCTTTTAGTAAATATAGCAGAATTAAAATCAACATTAGCAAATAGCAAAAAAAATAGTAAACAAAAATTAGTGACACTTAAAGGTGAAACTAAACAAAAAATTTTAGAAATAAAAAGTGCTTAA
- a CDS encoding PTS sugar transporter subunit IIB, whose amino-acid sequence MIKILLCCSAGMSTSLLVNKMLSYTGMNGIDCIVEAVPVSEAKQMLSEWDVILVGPQVTYALTELKQMTKKPVAVIPPQIYATAKGKETVELAVKLYNDSKL is encoded by the coding sequence ATGATCAAAATTTTATTGTGTTGTTCAGCAGGGATGTCTACAAGCTTATTAGTAAATAAGATGCTTTCATACACAGGTATGAATGGAATTGATTGCATAGTAGAAGCAGTCCCAGTTTCAGAAGCTAAACAAATGTTGTCAGAATGAGATGTGATTTTAGTAGGTCCACAAGTAACTTATGCTTTAACTGAGTTAAAGCAAATGACTAAAAAACCTGTGGCAGTTATTCCTCCCCAAATATATGCAACTGCAAAAGGTAAAGAAACAGTTGAACTTGCAGTTAAATTATATAATGACTCAAAATTATAA
- a CDS encoding PTS lactose/cellobiose transporter subunit IIA, whose translation MKKINWEEVSMTIISYAGMAKSNAVLAIGEAENGAFEKADSLLKEADEMMIVAEKAHMDIIVQEAQGVQHDFKVLFMHAEDQMLTTQTLMILVQKFINLYKKLK comes from the coding sequence ATGAAAAAAATAAATTGAGAAGAAGTCAGTATGACAATTATTAGTTATGCTGGGATGGCAAAATCAAATGCAGTACTAGCAATTGGTGAAGCTGAAAATGGTGCTTTTGAAAAAGCTGATAGTTTATTAAAAGAAGCTGATGAAATGATGATTGTTGCTGAAAAGGCACATATGGATATTATTGTTCAAGAAGCACAAGGGGTTCAACATGATTTTAAGGTTTTGTTTATGCATGCTGAAGATCAAATGCTAACAACCCAAACCTTAATGATTCTAGTTCAAAAATTCATTAACCTCTACAAAAAATTAAAATAA